Proteins co-encoded in one Meiothermus sp. genomic window:
- a CDS encoding ATP-binding protein has protein sequence MDTDRRAVLDLAPWLAAMKAKGGQEPPTDPALPPCPLCGAAALSGYAFARPSQIEHDCDCGYLEPERYQAALLKAWRRYTAPRLLRADLEGYPRYREYLEKPLEIHGGNQQAVDAVRAYGGGILFLFGPPGVGKTHLALRLAARLCEEGRFVRFRSELDFLAEERLAAAGEGALPQYERLVLDDGGKSRLSPFSAERLYALVEGASAGRYDLILTSNLAPEVFATRLGEVGEAVLSRIRGGLVAEVQGPDRRF, from the coding sequence ATGGACACCGACCGGCGAGCAGTTTTAGACCTTGCCCCCTGGCTGGCGGCCATGAAGGCCAAAGGGGGGCAAGAACCCCCCACCGACCCCGCCCTGCCCCCCTGCCCGCTGTGCGGGGCAGCAGCCCTGAGCGGGTACGCCTTCGCCCGGCCCAGCCAGATCGAGCACGACTGCGACTGCGGCTACCTCGAGCCCGAGCGTTACCAGGCCGCTTTGCTCAAGGCCTGGCGGCGCTACACCGCCCCCCGGCTCCTGCGGGCCGACCTGGAGGGCTACCCCCGCTACCGGGAGTACCTGGAAAAGCCCCTCGAGATCCACGGCGGCAACCAGCAGGCCGTGGATGCGGTGCGGGCCTATGGCGGGGGCATCCTCTTCCTCTTCGGCCCGCCGGGGGTGGGCAAGACCCACCTGGCCTTGCGGCTGGCAGCGCGGCTGTGCGAGGAGGGGCGGTTCGTGCGCTTCCGCAGCGAGCTGGATTTCCTGGCCGAGGAGCGGTTGGCGGCGGCGGGGGAAGGGGCCTTGCCCCAGTACGAGCGGCTGGTGCTCGACGACGGGGGCAAGAGCCGCCTCTCCCCCTTCAGCGCCGAACGCCTCTACGCCCTGGTGGAGGGGGCCAGTGCAGGCCGCTACGACCTGATCCTCACCTCCAACCTGGCCCCGGAAGTCTTCGCCACGCGGTTGGGCGAGGTGGGAGAAGCCGTGCTGTCGCGCATCCGGGGTGGGCTGGTGGCGGAGGTGCAGGGGCCGGACAGGCGGTTTTGA
- a CDS encoding helix-turn-helix domain-containing protein produces the protein MWGGGVTAALEEKPRPGRKPKISGEVEAKLIALACETVEEGTGRKGQARWTLRMLADRLVELGLVDTISHVAVMKRLKKTNSSPGKSRVGASHLKPARPS, from the coding sequence ATGTGGGGGGGGGGAGTGACAGCGGCGCTGGAGGAGAAGCCCCGACCGGGGCGTAAACCCAAGATCAGCGGGGAAGTGGAGGCCAAGCTGATTGCTCTGGCTTGTGAAACAGTGGAGGAGGGAACGGGTCGAAAAGGGCAGGCCCGCTGGACGCTGCGGATGCTGGCGGATCGCTTGGTAGAACTGGGGTTGGTGGATACCATCAGCCATGTGGCAGTGATGAAGCGGCTGAAAAAAACGAACTCAAGCCCTGGCAAGTCCAGAGTTGGTGCATCCCACCTCAAGCCAGCGCGGCCTTCGTAG
- a CDS encoding peptidylprolyl isomerase yields the protein MQIELSEKEVKALLELLKEHLYYGWIEQDGEFEVVSSGQVSATLRELYRRLKGGQAKAA from the coding sequence ATGCAGATCGAACTCAGCGAAAAGGAAGTCAAGGCCCTGCTGGAACTCCTCAAAGAGCACCTCTACTACGGCTGGATCGAGCAGGACGGGGAGTTTGAGGTGGTCTCGAGCGGGCAGGTCTCGGCCACGCTCAGGGAGCTCTACCGGCGCCTCAAAGGGGGTCAGGCCAAAGCGGCCTGA
- a CDS encoding tyrosine-type recombinase/integrase: MESATPLKLAEVRGKKARANSELEAVIRETARLWRKAHLDYDGSKYVVERVRRLMELSPPTKRRRVVERLSPEEVERLLQAAYRMNPRKPVFGLMLKTLFYTGVRVSEFVHLRAQDIHLDGEAPYIYVHKAKKDSVRYVPILPALAQELRVHLAGRTRGHLFESNRHDRYSARAIQKLIQQAAQVSGIEKRVYPHLLRHSVAQTLLDRGMPLEQLQKFLGHQDPKTTQIYAESSLEQVAESYRRVWG; the protein is encoded by the coding sequence ATGGAGAGCGCAACCCCCCTAAAGCTGGCTGAAGTGCGTGGTAAAAAAGCAAGGGCGAACTCTGAACTCGAGGCGGTGATTCGGGAGACGGCCAGGCTCTGGCGGAAGGCTCACCTGGACTACGACGGGAGCAAGTATGTGGTGGAGCGGGTGCGCCGCCTGATGGAGCTCTCTCCACCTACCAAGCGCCGCCGGGTGGTGGAAAGGCTTTCCCCGGAAGAGGTCGAGCGTCTGCTCCAGGCGGCTTACCGCATGAACCCCCGCAAGCCGGTCTTTGGCCTGATGCTCAAGACCCTCTTCTACACCGGAGTCCGGGTGAGCGAGTTTGTCCACCTGCGGGCTCAGGACATCCACCTGGACGGGGAGGCCCCCTACATTTACGTCCACAAGGCCAAGAAGGACTCGGTGCGCTACGTGCCCATCCTGCCCGCCCTGGCTCAGGAGCTTCGGGTGCATCTGGCGGGCCGGACGCGGGGCCACCTCTTCGAGTCCAACCGCCACGACCGCTACTCGGCTCGCGCCATCCAGAAGCTCATCCAGCAAGCGGCACAGGTCTCGGGGATTGAGAAGCGGGTCTATCCCCACCTGCTGCGGCACTCGGTGGCACAAACGCTGCTGGATCGGGGGATGCCCCTCGAGCAGCTTCAGAAGTTCCTGGGGCACCAGGATCCCAAGACCACCCAGATCTACGCGGAGAGTTCGCTCGAGCAGGTTGCGGAAAGTTACCGGCGGGTGTGGGGTTGA
- a CDS encoding transcriptional regulator, giving the protein MHWKAALLSVIAALALPVVGLITGRVVGDFFLRGDLTGAVGAAFGVLVYALALASSYSHLRHYYRGYEAQGVRASWALALAVEVATFYMSFSYVVIHSAWAFWGSLIGAFVVFWGNLSSMYEARVQTATLRASSSVASFPGDSRVVDKAPAASEEPVVQAQPFRAAVDPVQERSQYEAILETLLSAEAVETKISQVRQSVRAVQTATVPQKARSEPLSEISTRTEERQQEPTLLLSEGDKEVLRLAAEGPIGPSGISRALGIAKSSAGDRLKKLERMGLLVKQGSSYVPTSHAQASIEGGQALYQGAQALR; this is encoded by the coding sequence ATGCACTGGAAAGCGGCCTTGCTCTCGGTTATCGCGGCTTTGGCCCTGCCGGTGGTCGGGCTCATCACGGGGCGCGTGGTGGGGGACTTCTTCCTCCGTGGAGACCTGACCGGCGCGGTTGGAGCAGCCTTCGGCGTGCTGGTGTACGCCCTGGCCCTGGCCTCCTCCTACTCGCACCTGCGCCACTACTACCGGGGCTACGAGGCCCAGGGGGTGCGGGCCTCGTGGGCGCTGGCGCTGGCGGTGGAGGTCGCGACCTTCTACATGAGCTTCTCCTACGTGGTGATCCACTCCGCCTGGGCCTTCTGGGGCAGCCTCATCGGGGCCTTCGTGGTCTTCTGGGGCAACCTCTCCAGCATGTACGAGGCCCGGGTCCAAACTGCCACACTTCGCGCTTCGTCAAGCGTGGCGTCTTTTCCCGGCGATAGCCGGGTGGTTGACAAAGCCCCTGCAGCGAGCGAGGAGCCTGTAGTCCAGGCACAACCCTTTCGCGCTGCGGTGGATCCGGTGCAGGAGCGTTCGCAGTACGAAGCTATCCTCGAGACGCTCCTCTCAGCGGAGGCTGTGGAAACCAAGATCAGCCAGGTGAGGCAGTCGGTGCGGGCAGTCCAAACGGCCACGGTTCCACAGAAAGCCAGGAGCGAACCCCTGTCGGAGATTTCGACCCGCACGGAAGAACGTCAACAGGAACCCACCCTGCTCCTCTCCGAGGGGGATAAGGAAGTACTCCGTCTGGCGGCGGAGGGGCCAATCGGCCCCTCGGGGATCAGCCGGGCGCTGGGGATCGCCAAGAGTTCCGCCGGGGACCGACTTAAGAAGCTGGAGCGCATGGGGCTATTGGTGAAGCAGGGCTCGAGCTACGTTCCCACGAGTCACGCCCAAGCATCCATTGAGGGAGGACAGGCGCTGTACCAGGGGGCGCAGGCACTCCGCTGA
- a CDS encoding 3'-5' exonuclease, translating into MQRHTIFTITALRELQAVPARERDALLSDIDLLARDPRSGRLNLSPLHKYPGFHRLKVGNWRVFCRLDEYVEIHAVRRRSEDTYSLPFNPRTLNTPSELTTPHPDDWDEEDEKLAAGGPPKEQVFPLRPEQLEGWGVPRLYFPQFLSCTSDDDLLALDSVVPAEWVVHVISMLYQPGLDQTQSEAQYVVHSRQELEDYLSGRLSDLLLRLDPEQIHASEWRLEGPTLVRGGPGTGKTVVALYRALAYAQHRPGSRILFATYTTTLAHYAEQLLSRLIEERGLDAEVEVSWVDRLVRQNLKAASWKIAGDSELLDAVRVVLGELRDPFLQGLGPRYLRDEFHDVIQAWDLDHREYLSFARHGRQLPLYPEEREKVWVAYDRWRRLLDQRRLLSWNRARSAARASAQPNYDAVIVDEAQDLPPVALRFLLRLVKHPKGFYLTADANQSLYQQGFSFKAVDQALDMRGRSLLLRRNYRSTRPIHAALAALARHPSLESEDLPEPAHRDGPRPLLVGIDQGTEAGTLRELVYRLCRQLRVPLSGVGILCPSEARAREVVAALNRLDMPAAWSKGEDLELDQPAVKALTLHSAKGLEFPVVVVLDVNQGTLPRQAAVPAEEVEAYEARDRRLFYVACSRAMQALVVAYDPRRPSPFVRELPPELWEQR; encoded by the coding sequence ATGCAGCGGCACACGATCTTCACTATCACCGCTCTGAGGGAGTTGCAAGCGGTTCCCGCTCGTGAGCGAGATGCCCTGTTGAGCGACATCGACCTACTGGCAAGGGATCCACGCTCGGGGCGGCTCAACCTGAGTCCACTACATAAGTACCCTGGTTTTCATCGATTGAAAGTGGGTAACTGGCGGGTCTTCTGCCGCCTGGATGAGTACGTGGAGATACATGCGGTTCGCCGGCGTAGCGAGGACACCTACAGTCTGCCCTTTAACCCCCGCACGCTGAACACGCCCAGCGAGCTCACTACGCCACACCCCGATGATTGGGACGAGGAGGACGAAAAGCTCGCCGCAGGAGGCCCGCCGAAGGAGCAGGTCTTCCCGCTACGCCCCGAGCAGCTCGAGGGCTGGGGCGTACCACGACTTTACTTCCCTCAGTTCTTGAGCTGCACTAGCGACGACGACTTGCTTGCACTCGATAGCGTGGTGCCTGCCGAGTGGGTTGTGCACGTGATCAGCATGCTATATCAGCCTGGCCTGGATCAAACGCAGTCCGAGGCGCAGTACGTGGTGCACTCGCGGCAGGAACTGGAGGACTACCTCAGCGGCCGCCTCAGCGACCTACTGCTCCGCCTTGATCCCGAGCAAATTCACGCCTCGGAGTGGCGGCTGGAGGGTCCAACCCTGGTGCGCGGCGGTCCCGGCACCGGAAAGACCGTTGTGGCCCTGTACCGGGCCCTGGCCTACGCCCAGCACCGGCCCGGCTCGCGGATCCTGTTCGCCACCTACACCACCACCCTCGCCCACTACGCCGAGCAGCTGCTCTCACGCCTGATCGAAGAGCGGGGCCTGGACGCTGAGGTCGAGGTTAGCTGGGTGGATAGGCTAGTGCGGCAGAACCTGAAGGCCGCCTCCTGGAAAATTGCTGGCGACTCAGAGTTGCTCGACGCCGTGCGGGTCGTGCTGGGCGAGCTACGGGATCCGTTCCTGCAGGGTTTGGGCCCGCGCTATCTGCGCGATGAGTTCCATGACGTAATTCAGGCCTGGGATCTCGATCACAGGGAGTACCTGAGCTTCGCACGTCATGGGCGGCAGCTCCCGTTATACCCCGAGGAGCGAGAAAAGGTGTGGGTAGCCTACGACCGCTGGCGCAGGTTGCTCGATCAGCGCCGGCTGCTGAGTTGGAACCGGGCCCGGTCGGCAGCACGAGCCAGTGCACAACCGAACTACGATGCGGTAATAGTTGACGAGGCACAGGATCTCCCGCCCGTCGCCCTGCGCTTCCTACTGCGCCTCGTCAAGCACCCGAAGGGCTTCTATCTCACCGCCGACGCCAACCAGAGCCTCTACCAGCAGGGGTTCTCTTTCAAGGCGGTGGACCAGGCGCTCGACATGAGGGGCCGGAGCCTTCTGCTGCGGCGCAATTACCGCTCGACACGGCCTATTCATGCAGCGCTGGCAGCGCTGGCCCGCCACCCGTCGCTGGAGTCGGAGGACCTGCCTGAACCGGCCCACCGCGATGGCCCCAGGCCGCTGCTGGTGGGGATCGACCAGGGCACGGAGGCCGGCACGCTCCGCGAGCTGGTCTACCGGCTGTGCCGGCAGCTGCGGGTGCCACTGAGCGGGGTGGGCATCCTTTGCCCGAGCGAAGCCCGCGCGCGCGAGGTGGTCGCCGCGCTCAACCGGCTGGACATGCCCGCGGCGTGGTCGAAGGGGGAGGACCTCGAGCTCGACCAGCCGGCGGTCAAGGCGCTGACGCTGCACTCGGCCAAGGGCCTGGAGTTCCCGGTGGTCGTGGTGCTCGACGTCAACCAAGGCACGCTCCCCCGCCAGGCCGCGGTACCTGCGGAGGAGGTGGAGGCCTACGAGGCCCGTGACCGCCGGCTGTTCTACGTCGCCTGCTCGCGGGCCATGCAAGCCCTGGTGGTCGCCTACGACCCCCGCCGGCCGAGCCCCTTCGTGCGCGAGCTGCCGCCGGAGCTCTGGGAGCAGCGATAG
- a CDS encoding IS5 family transposase: MNRRTYPSDVSDEEWALVLPYLTLAPLEAPQRKYDLREVFNALRWMVRTGAQWDYLPHDFPPPHIVQAQAYRWMNRGVFEDLVHDLRMTLRMLQGKAAHPSAAIYDARTLQSTPQSGGRAGYDGHKRRKGSKVHLAVDTLGHLLALVVTAASEQERAQVGALSQRLQEVTGAQVAVAFVDQGYTGEEAAQAAEAEGIALCVVKVEGARRGFVLLPKRWVVERSFAWTSRFRRLARDYERLAETLRGWHWLAFSVLMRAKTVELLRTAS; encoded by the coding sequence ATGAACCGTCGTACCTACCCATCGGACGTCAGTGATGAGGAATGGGCCCTGGTGCTGCCCTATTTGACCCTCGCTCCGCTAGAGGCTCCCCAGCGCAAGTATGACCTGCGCGAAGTGTTCAACGCCCTGCGTTGGATGGTCCGAACCGGTGCTCAATGGGACTACCTCCCCCACGACTTCCCACCCCCCCATATCGTTCAGGCGCAAGCCTACCGCTGGATGAACCGGGGGGTCTTCGAAGACCTGGTACATGATCTGCGCATGACCCTGCGAATGCTCCAGGGCAAAGCCGCCCACCCCAGTGCTGCCATCTACGACGCTCGCACCCTGCAGTCCACCCCGCAAAGTGGGGGGCGGGCCGGGTATGACGGGCACAAGCGACGCAAGGGGAGCAAGGTTCACCTGGCGGTGGATACGTTGGGCCATCTGCTGGCTTTGGTGGTGACGGCGGCCAGCGAACAGGAACGGGCCCAGGTGGGGGCACTGAGCCAACGGCTACAGGAAGTTACTGGGGCGCAGGTGGCCGTGGCCTTTGTGGATCAGGGTTACACCGGAGAAGAGGCAGCACAAGCGGCGGAGGCGGAAGGAATCGCCCTGTGTGTGGTCAAGGTGGAGGGTGCTAGACGAGGATTCGTGCTGCTGCCGAAGCGTTGGGTGGTGGAACGTTCGTTTGCCTGGACATCCCGGTTTCGCAGGCTGGCACGCGACTATGAGCGGCTGGCTGAGACCTTGCGAGGCTGGCACTGGTTGGCCTTCTCAGTTCTGATGAGGGCGAAAACTGTGGAGCTTTTACGAACAGCTAGTTAG
- a CDS encoding HAD hydrolase-like protein, with the protein MPVLLHLMFDLDDTLVATAHLKDIREKHLSDKFEKALPQLKPYVGLLPALHYLQGKVSLSVVTRSPGWYAKPILKHCFPDIRWNAVVTYEDVDRHKPYPDALKQAMQTVGVTEFSQVAYIGDSRDDIEAAYHAGVRPVLATWGGTQGVTNQLLPEVVLNNPTALCDLPTSYTRYLHVLEAYLAEKDEKWKEAGNVQPTRISVPIQGKEMVVWVLGRYFAKEGVTLTLHNNHTLSQQIERKKSSGVFPIEDSWVYAIAAVLGHMQVKYGADLVTVVPAKPGRDRRLERLLEVYDRSTYPFVKLASAPDLLAFSEDAQTVKHATSPERYQMVKEAIRAKNNQLVVGEKVVLLDDVLTTGSTLQAAKETLIEAGASSVYPIALAKNISRYSFEVTPEHKLCSKCGRLMVYRKNRTTGNVFWGCTGYPEHCRHTEDIPIAR; encoded by the coding sequence ATGCCCGTCCTTCTTCACCTTATGTTCGATCTTGACGACACCCTCGTGGCTACCGCGCACTTGAAGGACATCCGCGAGAAGCACCTGTCGGATAAGTTCGAGAAAGCCCTTCCCCAACTAAAGCCCTACGTAGGGCTCCTCCCGGCATTGCACTACCTTCAGGGAAAGGTAAGTTTGAGCGTGGTTACCCGCTCGCCCGGTTGGTACGCCAAGCCAATCCTAAAGCACTGCTTTCCGGACATTCGCTGGAACGCGGTCGTGACTTATGAGGATGTGGATCGGCATAAGCCTTATCCGGATGCACTTAAGCAGGCGATGCAGACTGTGGGGGTCACAGAATTTTCCCAGGTTGCTTATATCGGCGATAGTCGGGACGACATTGAAGCGGCTTACCATGCCGGGGTGCGCCCAGTGCTGGCCACCTGGGGTGGCACTCAGGGCGTAACCAACCAGCTACTGCCCGAGGTAGTTCTGAACAACCCTACCGCATTGTGCGATCTCCCGACTTCCTACACCCGGTATCTGCACGTCCTTGAGGCCTATCTTGCTGAAAAAGATGAGAAGTGGAAGGAAGCTGGCAACGTCCAACCCACTCGCATCTCCGTTCCCATTCAGGGCAAAGAAATGGTAGTCTGGGTGCTCGGGCGTTACTTTGCTAAGGAGGGGGTGACGCTCACACTTCACAACAATCACACGCTATCTCAGCAAATCGAGCGCAAAAAAAGCTCTGGTGTTTTCCCGATTGAAGACAGCTGGGTATATGCGATCGCGGCGGTGCTCGGACACATGCAGGTAAAGTACGGGGCTGACTTGGTAACGGTGGTCCCAGCTAAGCCTGGGCGCGACCGCCGTTTAGAGCGGCTGCTTGAGGTCTACGATAGGAGCACCTATCCCTTCGTAAAACTTGCATCCGCTCCTGATCTCCTAGCTTTTAGTGAAGATGCCCAAACAGTCAAGCATGCAACCTCGCCTGAGCGCTACCAGATGGTTAAAGAGGCCATCCGAGCCAAGAACAACCAGCTGGTGGTGGGCGAAAAGGTAGTGCTACTTGACGACGTATTAACCACTGGGAGCACGCTGCAGGCCGCCAAGGAAACGCTGATCGAGGCGGGAGCCAGTTCGGTCTACCCCATCGCCCTAGCCAAGAACATCAGCAGGTACAGTTTTGAGGTCACCCCAGAGCACAAACTGTGCTCCAAGTGCGGGCGGTTGATGGTTTACCGCAAAAACCGCACCACCGGAAATGTATTTTGGGGGTGTACCGGATACCCCGAACATTGCCGGCACACTGAGGACATCCCAATAGCTCGCTAG
- a CDS encoding SWIM zinc finger family protein translates to MKNIRERIEGFLNRLERAEGILLEGRVHRVEGLSHTYVVRGNENYLVDLERETCTCPDAAKGHTCKHLLAAVLLERGEKKAGVQTMAAKDA, encoded by the coding sequence ATGAAAAACATCCGCGAGCGCATTGAGGGCTTTCTGAACCGGCTGGAGCGGGCCGAGGGTATCCTATTAGAGGGGCGGGTACACCGGGTGGAGGGCCTCTCCCATACCTACGTGGTGCGGGGGAACGAGAACTACCTGGTAGACCTTGAACGGGAGACCTGCACCTGCCCCGACGCTGCCAAAGGACACACCTGCAAGCACCTGCTGGCGGCGGTGTTGCTCGAGCGGGGGGAGAAGAAGGCAGGGGTTCAGACGATGGCCGCTAAAGATGCATGA
- a CDS encoding Rad52/Rad22 family DNA repair protein: MEAINILTAPLTSDEIEWKIISSKNGSTTLAPYIDARAVMTRLDRAFGPFGWQVRYAPAQVGNEHGVIAGITIKNPETGEWVEKQDGSGASDMEPFKGGISGALKRAATVWGIGRELYTYPRVIVEGEHKYIPWKVLERLKGLPKAVAEGRPLPEVIRLTTEGESVRKG; the protein is encoded by the coding sequence ATGGAAGCCATCAACATCTTGACCGCGCCTCTCACCAGTGATGAAATCGAGTGGAAGATCATTTCTTCCAAAAACGGGAGCACCACCCTGGCCCCCTACATTGACGCTCGTGCCGTCATGACCCGACTGGACCGGGCCTTCGGGCCGTTTGGCTGGCAGGTGCGCTACGCCCCAGCGCAGGTAGGCAACGAGCACGGGGTCATCGCAGGCATAACTATCAAGAACCCCGAGACCGGGGAGTGGGTGGAGAAGCAGGACGGCTCTGGCGCTTCGGACATGGAGCCCTTCAAGGGCGGCATCTCGGGGGCCCTGAAGCGGGCTGCCACTGTCTGGGGGATTGGGCGGGAGCTTTACACCTACCCCAGGGTGATTGTGGAGGGGGAGCACAAGTACATCCCCTGGAAGGTGCTGGAGCGGCTCAAGGGGTTGCCCAAGGCTGTGGCTGAAGGCAGACCGCTGCCCGAGGTGATCCGGCTCACCACTGAAGGGGAAAGCGTGCGGAAAGGCTAA
- a CDS encoding DUF5131 family protein: protein MANVGTAIEWTDATWNPTTGCNKVSPGCKHCYAERITERFSQHFPQGFRFTLHPDWLMEPYHMLRPPHRKSHATSTGCNARSALRPLPKGFYTPLDEAPRWVTLTPQYDRS, encoded by the coding sequence ATGGCCAACGTCGGTACTGCAATCGAGTGGACGGATGCCACCTGGAACCCTACCACCGGATGCAACAAGGTCAGTCCAGGGTGCAAACACTGCTATGCCGAGCGCATAACTGAGCGCTTCTCACAGCATTTCCCCCAGGGATTTCGCTTCACCCTGCACCCCGATTGGCTGATGGAGCCTTACCATATGCTCCGCCCCCCTCACCGGAAAAGCCACGCAACCTCTACAGGGTGTAATGCGCGATCAGCATTGAGGCCATTGCCTAAGGGCTTTTACACGCCCCTTGACGAAGCCCCTCGTTGGGTTACACTTACACCTCAGTATGACAGATCATGA
- a CDS encoding peptidylprolyl isomerase, whose product MPALALTLDLDPKEAGALERLLGDHLYFGWVELEGEFDLAASGVVSEALRSVYRRLREARRQRPDSNG is encoded by the coding sequence ATGCCAGCACTCGCGCTTACCCTCGACCTCGACCCCAAAGAGGCCGGGGCTCTCGAGCGTCTTCTCGGCGACCACCTCTACTTCGGGTGGGTGGAGCTGGAGGGGGAGTTCGACCTGGCGGCCAGCGGGGTCGTCTCCGAAGCCCTGCGCTCGGTTTACCGGCGGCTGCGGGAGGCCCGGAGGCAGAGGCCCGATTCCAACGGCTGA
- a CDS encoding DNA-processing protein DprA yields the protein MPEPSEVTRKLLTLSKLRGVGASSLLKLAQAEGFVKWDYDEIASRFPSIGRALTQENLNQAQALAQRDLAACKADGSEIISVLDPQYPPLLRQTPDRPALLYVKGNLKPTHHRAVAVVGTREPTEHGKVITQRITTYLGQQGWSIVSGLALGVDGIAHQAALEVGGHTVAILAHGLDTITPKSHTVLAKSILEAGGAWVSEYAYGIPPFAPQYVKRDRIQAGLARGVVLIQTGLEGGSLHASRAALRYGRVLAVPAPTKTDIAAGEEKVQGVLKILQGSRQEVARYLQCNPADLDRILVIRSREQYPQLEDALNAIGEGVNPQKALF from the coding sequence ATGCCTGAGCCCAGCGAAGTGACGCGGAAGCTGCTCACCCTGAGCAAATTGAGGGGAGTAGGCGCTTCGAGCCTCCTCAAGCTGGCCCAAGCGGAGGGGTTTGTCAAGTGGGACTATGACGAGATCGCGTCTAGGTTCCCCAGCATAGGTCGTGCCCTCACGCAAGAGAACCTCAACCAGGCGCAAGCACTCGCCCAGCGCGACCTCGCCGCCTGCAAGGCGGACGGCTCGGAGATCATCTCCGTGCTGGATCCCCAGTACCCCCCGCTGCTCCGGCAAACCCCGGACCGACCGGCGCTGCTCTACGTCAAGGGCAATCTCAAGCCTACCCATCACCGGGCTGTCGCGGTTGTCGGTACCAGAGAACCCACCGAACACGGCAAGGTCATCACCCAGCGCATAACGACCTACCTTGGTCAGCAGGGCTGGAGCATAGTGAGTGGCTTGGCCTTGGGGGTGGATGGTATCGCCCACCAGGCAGCTCTAGAAGTGGGAGGGCACACCGTGGCCATACTGGCTCACGGGTTGGACACCATCACCCCGAAGTCCCACACCGTGCTGGCCAAGTCCATCCTTGAGGCGGGTGGAGCTTGGGTTAGCGAATACGCATATGGAATCCCCCCTTTTGCCCCGCAATACGTCAAACGGGACCGCATTCAGGCTGGTTTAGCCCGAGGGGTGGTATTGATCCAGACCGGACTTGAAGGAGGAAGCCTCCATGCTAGCCGGGCGGCTTTACGGTATGGGAGGGTGCTAGCTGTCCCCGCTCCAACCAAAACAGACATTGCTGCGGGGGAGGAGAAGGTACAGGGAGTGCTCAAAATTCTCCAAGGCTCACGTCAGGAAGTGGCCCGCTACTTGCAATGTAATCCGGCAGACCTCGACCGTATCCTAGTAATTCGATCCCGCGAGCAGTACCCTCAATTAGAGGATGCCCTCAACGCTATAGGAGAGGGGGTTAATCCACAAAAAGCCTTATTCTAG
- a CDS encoding DUF6788 family protein — MGLDLGQERARAVRALDNLLALIEEAERDLRQAQARLEGLLPLRVVWKRKTCGKAGCRCTRGALHGPYPYLIEHREGRKIERYLGKGWSPPEGMVTPERYRRLMGEFQARRKRLERLLERLDRAVEVLYGHR; from the coding sequence ATGGGTTTGGATCTGGGGCAAGAACGGGCGCGGGCTGTGAGAGCGCTGGACAACCTGCTGGCCCTGATCGAGGAGGCCGAGCGGGATCTCCGGCAGGCCCAGGCCCGGCTGGAGGGCCTGCTACCCTTGCGGGTGGTGTGGAAGCGGAAGACCTGCGGGAAGGCGGGGTGCCGCTGCACGCGGGGCGCTTTGCACGGCCCCTACCCGTATCTCATCGAGCACAGGGAGGGCCGGAAGATCGAGCGCTACCTGGGCAAGGGTTGGAGCCCCCCGGAGGGAATGGTGACACCAGAACGGTATCGGAGGCTGATGGGCGAGTTTCAGGCCCGGCGCAAACGGCTGGAGCGGCTACTCGAGCGGTTGGACCGGGCGGTGGAGGTCCTGTATGGACATCGTTAG
- a CDS encoding IS630 family transposase, translating into MPPQASAAFVAKMEDVLEVYARPYNPEYPQICLDEKRKELRDTPNGALPLGPNQPRREDYEYTRQGSASILLWNEPLTGKCGLHAEETADSLSFAQLIQEIVEQHYPQARKIVLVTDNASYHTPAALYKAFPPEEAFRLAQRIEWHYTPEHGSWLNMAEIELSVLERQCLNRRIPDLQTLRAETQAWALQRNQQRVTIQWRFTTADARIKLARLYPKRCNDN; encoded by the coding sequence ATCCCACCTCAAGCCAGCGCGGCCTTCGTAGCCAAGATGGAGGATGTGCTGGAGGTCTATGCCCGTCCTTACAACCCTGAGTACCCACAAATCTGCCTGGACGAGAAGCGCAAGGAACTGCGCGATACCCCCAACGGGGCCCTACCCCTGGGGCCGAATCAACCTCGACGAGAGGACTACGAATACACCCGCCAGGGGAGTGCCTCCATCCTTTTATGGAACGAACCACTCACAGGTAAGTGTGGCCTCCATGCTGAGGAGACCGCCGACAGTCTGAGCTTTGCCCAGCTCATCCAAGAGATCGTGGAGCAGCACTACCCCCAGGCCCGCAAGATCGTCCTGGTCACCGATAACGCTTCTTACCACACCCCTGCTGCCCTGTACAAAGCCTTTCCTCCCGAGGAAGCCTTCCGCCTGGCCCAACGAATAGAGTGGCACTACACCCCGGAGCACGGTTCGTGGTTGAACATGGCTGAGATCGAACTTTCGGTGCTTGAGCGTCAGTGTTTGAACCGACGCATCCCCGACCTGCAAACCCTCCGAGCCGAAACCCAAGCCTGGGCCCTTCAGCGCAATCAGCAGCGGGTCACCATTCAATGGCGCTTCACTACCGCCGATGCACGGATCAAGCTGGCCAGGCTTTACCCTAAAAGATGTAACGACAATTAA